One genomic region from Cyanobium usitatum str. Tous encodes:
- a CDS encoding helix-turn-helix domain-containing protein: MGNIQAGDPVPAAAPSPQGRCPQRLRAIGERIRRRRKALGISAMATAAAGGISRVTLHRIETGATSVTLGALMNVLDALDLSLGQLEGPEDAEAGAPTATRAEKIELAAYPLLQQLALHVQGSRSLNASEAASLYARQRRRLDLEPLQPNERQLIAALNLTIPEADVPA, encoded by the coding sequence ATGGGAAACATTCAAGCCGGTGATCCTGTGCCAGCCGCTGCCCCAAGCCCCCAGGGCCGTTGCCCCCAGCGCCTGCGCGCCATCGGCGAGCGCATCCGGCGGCGACGGAAGGCGCTTGGTATCAGTGCGATGGCCACCGCGGCAGCGGGCGGGATCTCCAGGGTGACGCTGCACCGCATCGAGACGGGCGCAACGTCGGTGACGCTGGGGGCCCTGATGAATGTGCTGGATGCCCTCGATCTGTCCCTGGGCCAGTTGGAGGGTCCGGAAGATGCCGAAGCTGGAGCACCAACCGCAACCAGAGCGGAAAAGATCGAGCTAGCTGCCTATCCCCTGCTGCAGCAGCTGGCCTTGCATGTCCAGGGCAGCCGCAGCCTGAACGCATCGGAAGCGGCCTCTCTCTATGCACGCCAGCGCAGGCGACTGGATCTGGAGCCGCTGCAGCCAAACGAGCGCCAGCTGATCGCCGCGCTGAATCTCACCATCCCGGAAGCTGATGTTCCGGCTTGA
- a CDS encoding winged helix-turn-helix transcriptional regulator produces MNDPRILLLGPEAEALAPRLEASGYSCSREPVPAGANPDAVLLSSGDSGRIASLREQWGTIPVLLDVGDDTVEARVDCLSSGADDFWLSSLGPSDLLMRLRLHLDLTSRANVPAQLLQVGDLVLNPSTRQVKRGARPVGLTAREYQLLLLLLERKGTVVSRELILRQVWNDDQATTSNVIEVYVRYLRQKLEEGGERRLIHTIRGQGYCLSERLPQIESRE; encoded by the coding sequence ATGAACGATCCCCGCATCCTGCTACTGGGCCCTGAGGCCGAGGCCCTAGCGCCACGGCTGGAGGCTTCCGGCTACTCGTGCAGCAGGGAGCCTGTGCCGGCTGGGGCAAACCCGGATGCGGTGCTGCTCTCCAGCGGCGATTCGGGCCGCATCGCCTCCCTGCGAGAGCAGTGGGGCACCATCCCGGTGCTGCTGGATGTGGGCGACGACACGGTGGAGGCGCGGGTCGACTGCCTCAGCTCAGGAGCAGACGACTTCTGGCTTTCGAGCCTCGGCCCCAGCGACCTGCTGATGCGGCTGAGGTTGCATCTAGATCTCACAAGCCGCGCCAATGTGCCGGCCCAGCTACTGCAGGTGGGCGATCTGGTGCTGAACCCCAGCACCCGCCAAGTGAAACGGGGAGCACGGCCCGTGGGCCTAACGGCTAGGGAATACCAGCTGCTACTGCTGCTGCTGGAGCGCAAGGGCACCGTGGTGAGCCGGGAGTTGATCCTGCGCCAGGTGTGGAACGACGATCAAGCCACCACCAGCAACGTGATTGAGGTTTATGTGCGCTACCTGCGCCAGAAGCTGGAGGAGGGCGGCGAACGGCGGCTGATCCACACGATCCGCGGTCAGGGCTACTGCCTGAGCGAGCGGCTACCCCAGATTGAGAGCCGCGAATGA
- a CDS encoding type II toxin-antitoxin system VapC family toxin: MRLLLDTHTFLWAISDEPRLGPRSRDLITAEASSVLISHVSLWEIAIKHSLARSDMPLSAAQAIPWAQECGFELLPLDLPHLLTLEQLPLHHRDPFDRLLVAQSISESLLLVSADGAFHAYGCPLQDARR; this comes from the coding sequence ATGCGCCTCCTGCTCGACACCCACACCTTTCTCTGGGCGATCAGCGATGAACCCAGGCTGGGGCCCCGCAGCCGCGATCTGATTACCGCCGAGGCCAGCAGCGTGCTGATCAGCCATGTATCGCTCTGGGAGATCGCCATCAAGCACTCCCTGGCCCGCAGCGACATGCCGCTCTCGGCCGCCCAGGCGATCCCATGGGCTCAGGAGTGCGGCTTCGAGCTCCTGCCGCTTGATCTTCCCCATCTGCTGACGCTTGAGCAGTTGCCCCTCCATCACCGCGATCCGTTTGACCGACTGCTCGTGGCCCAGTCGATCAGCGAATCGCTGCTGCTGGTGAGCGCCGATGGGGCGTTTCATGCCTATGGCTGCCCGCTGCAGGATGCCCGCCGCTGA
- the cbiE gene encoding precorrin-6y C5,15-methyltransferase (decarboxylating) subunit CbiE, with amino-acid sequence MLEVVGTDAGGVAALPARSLALVRAAQLLLAPQRLLKELVPWWQEEQGAGRIPAGSPCPQLLASDQPEQIFGPLQQALAAGRPAVLLASGDPLWFGIGRLLLQRFPAAQLRFHPAPCSLQLAFARLGRPWQDASWISLHGRDPEPLAAALQKRPSALAVLTDPSRGGAEEVRRILAASGLEAAYAFWLCERLGHPEERVQRLVPGAPLPIDCDPLHLVLLIAEPPAAPADPASLPLFGLEDGLFLQHDDRPGLMTKREVRIQLLADLELPERGVLWDIGAGVGSVGLEALRLRPGLELWALERRGGSAALIAANAERLGVRPVGLREGRAPEALAELPDPDRVLIGGSGRERAAVLAAVLQRLRPGGVVVIPLATLEALAELRPLLEQAGCAVAVAQHQAWRGAPLAEGTRLAPLNPVLVLKGRLPAAAG; translated from the coding sequence GTGTTGGAGGTGGTCGGCACCGATGCCGGGGGGGTGGCTGCGCTGCCGGCCCGCAGCCTCGCCTTGGTGCGAGCTGCCCAGCTGCTGCTTGCCCCCCAGCGCTTGCTGAAGGAGCTTGTCCCTTGGTGGCAGGAGGAGCAGGGGGCCGGCCGCATCCCGGCGGGGAGCCCCTGCCCCCAGCTCCTGGCCAGCGACCAGCCGGAGCAGATTTTCGGCCCGCTGCAGCAGGCCCTGGCAGCGGGCCGGCCGGCGGTGCTGCTCGCTAGTGGCGACCCGCTTTGGTTTGGCATCGGCCGCTTGCTGCTGCAGCGCTTTCCGGCGGCCCAGCTGCGCTTTCATCCCGCCCCCTGCTCGCTGCAGCTGGCCTTTGCCCGCCTCGGCCGCCCCTGGCAGGATGCCAGCTGGATCAGCCTGCACGGCCGCGACCCCGAACCTCTGGCCGCCGCCCTGCAGAAGCGCCCCAGCGCCCTGGCGGTGCTCACCGACCCAAGCCGCGGCGGCGCCGAGGAGGTGCGGCGGATCCTGGCGGCCTCTGGCCTGGAGGCGGCCTATGCCTTCTGGCTGTGCGAGCGGCTGGGCCACCCCGAAGAGCGGGTGCAGCGGCTGGTGCCGGGGGCACCCCTGCCGATCGACTGCGATCCGCTGCACCTAGTGCTGTTGATCGCTGAGCCCCCGGCGGCGCCGGCTGATCCCGCTTCCCTACCCCTGTTTGGCCTTGAAGACGGCCTGTTTCTCCAGCACGACGATCGCCCCGGCTTGATGACCAAGCGGGAGGTGCGCATTCAGCTGCTGGCCGATTTGGAACTGCCCGAGCGCGGCGTGCTCTGGGATATCGGCGCCGGTGTGGGTTCGGTGGGGCTGGAGGCGCTGCGGCTGCGGCCTGGCCTGGAGCTCTGGGCCCTGGAGCGGCGTGGCGGCTCAGCGGCGCTGATCGCTGCTAATGCCGAGCGGCTGGGGGTGCGGCCGGTGGGTTTGCGCGAGGGCCGGGCCCCCGAGGCCCTGGCGGAGCTGCCCGATCCGGATCGGGTGCTGATCGGCGGCAGCGGCCGGGAGCGGGCGGCAGTGCTAGCTGCGGTGCTGCAGCGGCTGCGGCCTGGCGGCGTGGTGGTGATCCCCCTGGCCACGCTGGAAGCTTTGGCGGAGTTGCGGCCCCTGCTGGAGCAGGCAGGCTGCGCCGTGGCGGTGGCCCAGCATCAGGCCTGGCGGGGGGCGCCTTTGGCCGAAGGCACCCGCCTGGCGCCGCTCAATCCCGTGCTGGTGTTGAAGGGGCGGCTGCCAGCCGCTGCAGGTTGA
- a CDS encoding type II toxin-antitoxin system Phd/YefM family antitoxin, whose amino-acid sequence MTTPAAAGGGGRRTVNMLEAKTHLSRLVEAIETGAATEVVIARNGRPVARLTALQGAVRPRRLGVARGQFTVPDSIDAANPLIAELFEQS is encoded by the coding sequence ATGACAACTCCTGCGGCCGCGGGCGGCGGTGGTCGTCGCACGGTCAACATGCTCGAGGCAAAGACCCACCTCTCGCGCCTGGTTGAGGCCATCGAAACCGGTGCGGCAACCGAGGTGGTGATCGCCCGCAATGGCAGGCCGGTGGCACGGCTCACCGCGCTTCAGGGGGCTGTGCGGCCGCGGCGTCTGGGGGTGGCCCGCGGACAGTTCACGGTTCCGGACTCGATCGATGCCGCCAATCCGCTGATCGCCGAGCTGTTTGAGCAGTCCTGA
- the surE gene encoding 5'/3'-nucleotidase SurE — protein sequence MAPLKILISNDDGVFAEGIRTLANAALARGHQVSVVCPDQERSATGHGLTLQTPIRAERADELFDDGVQAWACSGTPSDCVKLALFSLLDEWPDLVLSGINHGPNLGTDVLYSGTVSAAMEGTIEGLPALAVSSADFQWRQFAPAARLALDVTERMLAEGWPSNMLLNLNVPPRPAEAIGPLRWCNSAVRRYTDQFEQRVDPRGRSYYWLAGEVVNDLEAQVSGPAAWPTDVAQINAGGVSLTPLQPDIFWRGRTADLPVW from the coding sequence ATGGCACCGCTCAAGATCCTGATCAGCAACGACGACGGGGTCTTCGCTGAAGGCATTCGCACTCTGGCCAATGCGGCCCTGGCCCGCGGCCACCAGGTGAGTGTGGTGTGTCCCGACCAGGAGCGCTCCGCTACGGGCCACGGTCTCACCCTGCAAACCCCCATCCGGGCGGAGCGGGCTGATGAGTTATTTGATGATGGCGTCCAGGCCTGGGCCTGCAGCGGCACCCCCTCCGACTGCGTCAAACTCGCCCTGTTTTCCTTGCTGGATGAGTGGCCGGATCTGGTGCTCTCCGGCATCAACCACGGTCCAAACCTGGGCACCGACGTGCTCTATTCCGGCACGGTGAGTGCGGCGATGGAGGGCACGATTGAGGGCCTTCCCGCCCTGGCAGTAAGCAGTGCCGACTTTCAGTGGCGCCAATTTGCGCCAGCGGCCCGCCTCGCCCTCGATGTGACTGAGCGGATGCTGGCCGAGGGCTGGCCGAGCAACATGTTGCTCAACCTCAATGTGCCGCCCCGGCCGGCAGAGGCGATTGGACCGCTGCGCTGGTGCAATTCAGCGGTGCGTCGCTACACCGACCAGTTTGAGCAGCGGGTAGACCCCCGCGGCCGCAGCTACTACTGGCTGGCGGGGGAGGTGGTCAACGATCTGGAGGCCCAGGTGTCGGGGCCGGCGGCCTGGCCCACCGATGTGGCCCAGATCAATGCCGGTGGGGTCTCGCTGACGCCGCTCCAACCGGACATCTTCTGGCGCGGTCGCACGGCCGATCTGCCGGTTTGGTGA
- a CDS encoding nucleotidyltransferase family protein yields MSPEALTAKPQLFGLTEMALTAIQEVLAAYPEVEEAILYGSRALGRHRPASDIDLTLVGPALSSGILARIDADLDDLLLPWIVDLSCLSSINHPALLDHIARVGQVLYRRSRAHQG; encoded by the coding sequence ATGAGCCCAGAAGCTCTCACAGCAAAGCCGCAGCTCTTCGGCCTCACTGAGATGGCCCTGACGGCCATTCAAGAGGTACTGGCTGCCTATCCCGAGGTGGAGGAAGCAATTCTTTATGGCTCAAGGGCTCTGGGTCGCCATCGCCCTGCATCCGACATCGATCTCACCCTGGTGGGCCCCGCACTCAGCTCCGGGATCCTGGCCCGCATCGATGCCGATCTTGATGATTTGCTTCTCCCCTGGATCGTCGATCTCTCCTGCCTGAGTTCGATCAACCATCCAGCGCTGCTGGACCACATTGCGCGGGTGGGGCAGGTGCTCTATCGCCGCAGCCGTGCTCACCAGGGTTGA
- a CDS encoding bifunctional riboflavin kinase/FAD synthetase: MIPLRSPQEALRPTAIALGSFDGLHQGHRRVIAAVTAAPGSEQAAIATVVSFWPHPREVLHGEARLRLDLPAEKLHLLEPLGIEQLVLVPFSRELAALSPEAFVEQVLVGQLAAQRVAVGDNFRFGAGRSGDSQALAEIGARHGIEVQVLPMLWDGEERVSSSRIRRALGAGDLAEARRLLERPYRFSGRVVRGRGLGKTLGWPTANLQVDGRKFLPLEGVYAATASVEGGAMLPAVMNLGPQPTVDPTAPSAVEVHLLDRQLELEGLELVVEPLQLLRRQQTFASFEQLAAQIAADAQLARALSAGIGVGETPANEGGNPAEQQNP; this comes from the coding sequence TTGATACCCCTGCGATCCCCCCAGGAGGCCCTGCGCCCCACGGCCATCGCCCTCGGCAGCTTTGATGGCTTGCACCAGGGCCACCGCCGCGTGATCGCGGCGGTTACCGCTGCCCCGGGCAGCGAACAGGCGGCAATCGCCACGGTGGTGAGCTTCTGGCCCCATCCGCGCGAGGTGCTGCACGGCGAGGCGCGCTTGCGGCTCGACCTGCCCGCCGAAAAGCTGCATCTGCTGGAGCCCCTGGGCATTGAGCAGCTGGTGCTGGTGCCCTTCAGCCGGGAGCTGGCCGCCCTCAGCCCCGAGGCCTTCGTGGAGCAGGTGCTGGTGGGCCAGCTGGCGGCCCAGCGGGTCGCCGTGGGTGACAACTTCCGCTTCGGGGCCGGCCGCAGCGGCGACAGTCAGGCCCTGGCGGAGATTGGTGCCCGTCACGGCATCGAGGTGCAGGTGCTGCCGATGCTCTGGGATGGCGAGGAGCGGGTGAGCAGCAGCCGCATCCGCCGGGCCCTAGGTGCCGGAGATCTGGCGGAGGCCCGCCGCTTGCTGGAGCGTCCCTATCGCTTCAGCGGCCGGGTGGTGCGTGGCCGCGGGCTTGGTAAAACGCTGGGCTGGCCCACCGCCAACCTGCAGGTAGATGGCCGCAAGTTTTTGCCGCTGGAGGGGGTTTATGCGGCGACCGCGTCTGTGGAAGGTGGGGCCATGCTGCCGGCGGTGATGAACCTCGGCCCCCAGCCCACGGTGGATCCCACCGCCCCTTCGGCGGTCGAGGTGCACCTGCTCGATCGGCAGCTGGAGCTTGAGGGATTGGAGCTGGTGGTGGAGCCGCTGCAACTGCTGCGCCGCCAGCAAACCTTCGCCAGCTTTGAGCAGCTCGCAGCCCAGATTGCGGCCGATGCCCAGCTGGCCCGCGCCTTAAGCGCTGGGATAGGCGTGGGTGAGACCCCAGCCAATGAAGGTGGCAATCCCGCCGAGCAGCAGAATCCCTGA
- a CDS encoding nucleotidyl transferase AbiEii/AbiGii toxin family protein has product MFRLEHHHRIAGLLDQLNAELLRQHHCLFGGGTAIALRYGEFRQSVDVDLLVSDRQGYRELRQLIRRDNSLRALWKDPQNPLEESREPLTDQYGIRAGVVVAGVAIKLEIVLEGRISLEMPSEEDAICGIASLTLNDLICSKLLANSDRWNDDGVFNRDLIDLAHIPLTQTIWQRALAKAEEAYGDAIRTDLGKALERLQQREGWLERCRQVLAIEAPRAALWQRLLNLQRLAAAPSTPARD; this is encoded by the coding sequence ATGTTCCGGCTTGAGCACCACCACCGGATCGCCGGCCTGCTGGACCAGCTCAATGCGGAGCTCCTGCGGCAGCACCACTGCCTGTTCGGCGGCGGCACGGCCATTGCCCTGCGCTACGGGGAGTTCCGCCAGTCGGTGGATGTGGATCTGCTCGTCTCAGACCGACAGGGCTACCGGGAATTGCGGCAGCTGATCCGGCGGGACAACAGCCTGAGGGCACTTTGGAAGGATCCCCAAAACCCCCTCGAGGAGAGCCGCGAACCGCTCACAGACCAATACGGCATCCGGGCAGGCGTGGTGGTGGCGGGGGTGGCCATCAAGCTGGAAATCGTGCTGGAGGGCCGGATCAGCCTGGAGATGCCCAGCGAGGAAGACGCGATCTGCGGCATTGCCTCCCTCACGCTGAACGACCTCATCTGCAGCAAGCTGCTGGCCAATTCCGACCGCTGGAACGACGACGGAGTCTTCAACCGTGATCTGATCGATCTGGCCCACATACCCCTGACCCAAACCATCTGGCAGCGGGCGCTGGCCAAGGCGGAAGAGGCTTATGGCGATGCAATCCGCACCGATCTGGGCAAGGCCCTAGAGCGGCTGCAACAGCGTGAAGGCTGGCTGGAGCGCTGCCGTCAGGTGCTGGCGATCGAAGCCCCACGGGCCGCGCTTTGGCAGCGCTTGCTCAACCTGCAGCGGCTGGCAGCCGCCCCTTCAACACCAGCACGGGATTGA
- a CDS encoding NAD(+) kinase — protein sequence MPRVGLIVNDGKDLALSTADAIEARFTAAGYGVVRVSSSGGMVGFANPDQHLRTRGYAACVPAGFDRDLSLAVVLGGDGTVLSAARQTAPVGVPILTVNTGHLGFLAEAYLHQLEGALEQVLSGEWTVEERTMLIVSVMRGEQRRWEVLCLNEMALHREPLTSMCHFEIAIGRHAPVDIAADGVILATPTGSTAYALSAGGPVITPDCPVLQLTPIAPHSLASRALVFSDREPVTVFPATPERLMMVVDGSAGCYIWPEDRILVRRSEQPVRFVRLADHEFFQVLRNKLGWGLPHVAKPGNGTAP from the coding sequence GTGCCCCGCGTCGGACTGATCGTGAATGACGGCAAGGACCTCGCCCTGTCCACCGCCGATGCCATCGAGGCGCGCTTCACGGCGGCTGGCTACGGCGTGGTACGGGTTAGCAGCTCCGGCGGCATGGTGGGTTTTGCCAACCCCGACCAGCACCTGCGCACCCGAGGCTATGCGGCCTGCGTGCCAGCGGGCTTCGACCGGGACCTAAGCCTGGCGGTGGTGCTGGGCGGCGACGGCACCGTGCTTTCAGCCGCCCGTCAAACGGCTCCGGTTGGCGTCCCGATCCTCACCGTCAATACCGGCCATCTGGGCTTTCTGGCGGAGGCCTATCTGCACCAGCTGGAGGGGGCCCTGGAGCAGGTGCTCTCCGGCGAGTGGACGGTGGAGGAGCGCACGATGCTGATCGTCAGCGTTATGCGCGGCGAACAGCGGCGCTGGGAGGTGCTCTGCCTCAACGAAATGGCCCTGCACCGCGAGCCGCTCACCTCGATGTGCCACTTCGAAATCGCCATCGGCCGCCATGCGCCGGTCGATATCGCCGCCGACGGGGTGATCCTGGCCACTCCCACCGGCTCCACCGCCTACGCCCTCAGCGCCGGCGGACCAGTGATCACCCCCGACTGCCCGGTGCTGCAACTCACGCCGATCGCACCCCATTCGCTGGCCTCGCGCGCCCTGGTGTTCAGCGACCGCGAGCCGGTGACGGTGTTTCCCGCCACGCCGGAGCGACTGATGATGGTGGTGGATGGCAGCGCTGGTTGTTACATCTGGCCGGAGGACCGGATCCTGGTGCGCCGCAGCGAGCAACCCGTGCGCTTCGTGCGGCTGGCCGACCACGAGTTTTTCCAGGTGCTGCGCAACAAATTGGGTTGGGGCCTGCCCCACGTGGCCAAGCCCGGCAACGGCACAGCGCCATGA
- the pheS gene encoding phenylalanine--tRNA ligase subunit alpha: protein MSATVSLQQLTDQLQALESQAAAEISTASTAAELEELRVGLLGKKGRLSGVLGAMGKLPGEERPLIGQRANVLKEQVQALLGERLTAVKSAAMAERLAGETIDVTAACSFTPPGHRHPLISTIEEIVDIFAGLGYRVSEGPEIESDYYNFTALNIPEHHPARDMQDTFYLGDSQLLRTHTSPVQIRYLENNPPPVRVIAPGRVYRRDAVDATHSPVFHQVEVLAIDEGLDFSHLRGTVTAFLQQFFGDLPVRFRASYFPFTEPSAEVDVQWRGRWLEVMGCGMVDPAVLTGMGLDPERWSGFAAGLGVERFCMVRHGIDDIRRLYTSDLRFLEQF, encoded by the coding sequence GTGAGCGCCACCGTTTCCCTGCAGCAGCTCACCGACCAGCTCCAGGCGCTGGAAAGCCAGGCTGCAGCAGAGATCTCCACCGCCAGCACCGCTGCTGAACTGGAAGAACTTCGAGTGGGACTGCTCGGCAAGAAGGGTCGCCTTTCTGGCGTGCTCGGCGCCATGGGCAAGCTGCCTGGCGAGGAGCGGCCCCTGATCGGCCAAAGGGCCAACGTGCTCAAAGAGCAGGTGCAGGCGCTCCTTGGCGAACGACTTACGGCCGTGAAAAGCGCCGCCATGGCCGAGCGTCTCGCCGGCGAAACCATTGACGTCACTGCGGCCTGCAGCTTCACGCCGCCGGGCCATCGCCACCCCCTGATCAGCACGATCGAGGAGATCGTCGACATTTTTGCCGGCCTGGGATATCGGGTATCGGAGGGGCCTGAGATCGAGAGCGATTACTACAACTTCACGGCCCTCAACATCCCCGAGCACCACCCCGCCCGGGACATGCAGGACACCTTTTATTTGGGCGATAGCCAGCTGCTGCGCACCCACACCTCGCCCGTGCAGATCCGCTACCTGGAGAACAACCCACCGCCGGTGCGGGTGATCGCCCCAGGGCGGGTGTATCGCCGCGACGCCGTGGATGCCACCCACTCGCCCGTGTTCCACCAGGTGGAGGTGCTGGCGATTGATGAGGGTTTGGATTTCAGCCACCTGCGCGGCACCGTCACGGCCTTTCTGCAGCAGTTTTTTGGCGACCTACCGGTGCGCTTTCGGGCCAGCTACTTCCCCTTCACCGAGCCCAGCGCCGAGGTGGATGTGCAGTGGCGTGGTCGCTGGCTGGAGGTGATGGGCTGCGGCATGGTCGACCCCGCCGTGCTCACCGGCATGGGCCTGGATCCCGAGCGCTGGAGCGGCTTTGCCGCTGGCCTGGGCGTCGAGCGCTTCTGCATGGTGCGCCACGGCATCGACGACATTCGCCGCCTCTACACCAGCGATCTGCGCTTCCTGGAGCAGTTTTAG
- a CDS encoding DUF192 domain-containing protein has translation MKARCRWGLALPGVAALLCGFTPAPQWLPITARWCLAPDRCIALEVADTPEKQSKGLQLRPELAPLRGMWFPYSPPSLARFWMHRTPEPLDMLFVLGGRVVAIEAHTKPCLHLPCRSHGPDQQVDGVLELAAGQAAAQGIQVGSPVRIEALGGAERPLSSSRRQLDDQNGKHSSR, from the coding sequence ATGAAGGCCAGATGCCGCTGGGGGCTGGCCCTGCCTGGGGTGGCTGCCCTGCTGTGCGGCTTCACGCCGGCGCCCCAATGGCTGCCGATCACAGCCCGCTGGTGCCTGGCACCTGATCGCTGCATCGCCCTGGAGGTTGCCGACACCCCCGAGAAGCAGAGCAAGGGCCTGCAGCTGAGGCCGGAGCTAGCGCCATTACGGGGCATGTGGTTCCCCTACAGCCCACCCTCGCTGGCTCGCTTCTGGATGCACCGCACCCCGGAGCCCCTCGACATGTTGTTTGTGCTGGGCGGCCGGGTGGTGGCGATCGAAGCCCACACCAAACCCTGCCTGCACCTGCCCTGCCGCAGCCACGGCCCCGACCAGCAAGTGGATGGGGTGCTGGAGCTAGCCGCCGGCCAGGCCGCAGCCCAGGGCATCCAGGTGGGTAGCCCGGTGCGGATAGAGGCGCTGGGGGGGGCAGAACGCCCCCTGAGCAGTAGCAGGCGGCAACTGGATGATCAGAATGGGAAACATTCAAGCCGGTGA
- a CDS encoding DUF3611 family protein: MADRLDLQLIAAALRRLGWIRLWSQVVLGVVVVGVLLFNNIGGRLAANSARALGLGPGISLTTIAFLLLLWCIWQSWLVVRCGRALNSPVRPSKGETSRLIKRGVLADLAGITLAVLGYQSLAGSLFVQASQQVPGFFGAQIQSTPGVAGRVIGLPITSIEMLAVLGNTQVLFAHLIGLWISLWLLQRVYRTT; encoded by the coding sequence ATGGCTGACCGCCTCGACCTGCAGCTAATCGCCGCGGCATTGCGGCGCCTGGGCTGGATTCGGCTTTGGTCCCAGGTGGTGCTGGGGGTGGTGGTGGTTGGGGTGCTGCTTTTCAACAACATCGGTGGCCGCCTGGCGGCCAATTCAGCCCGGGCCCTGGGGCTGGGGCCTGGCATCTCACTCACCACCATCGCCTTCCTGCTGCTGCTCTGGTGCATCTGGCAGAGCTGGCTGGTGGTGCGCTGCGGCCGGGCCCTCAATTCGCCGGTGCGGCCCAGCAAGGGTGAAACCTCTCGGCTGATCAAGCGGGGCGTGCTGGCCGACCTGGCCGGCATCACCCTGGCGGTGCTGGGCTATCAATCGCTGGCCGGCAGCCTGTTCGTGCAGGCCTCCCAACAGGTGCCTGGCTTCTTCGGTGCCCAGATCCAGTCGACCCCTGGCGTGGCTGGGCGAGTGATCGGTCTACCGATCACCTCAATCGAGATGCTGGCCGTGCTGGGCAACACCCAGGTGCTGTTTGCCCACCTGATCGGGCTCTGGATCAGCCTTTGGCTGCTGCAGCGGGTTTACCGCACAACCTGA
- a CDS encoding nucleotidyltransferase substrate binding protein → MAEPDIRWIQRFDNFQRALMVLQRGVQLALERDLSELEQQGLIQGFEFTHELAWNLLKDYLQYQGIEAITGSRDATRIAFRNGLISNGDTWMEMIKARNQSSHTYNLEQAQVIAHAVIHRFTPAFCSLRDRFAALHDESRP, encoded by the coding sequence ATGGCTGAGCCTGACATTCGCTGGATCCAACGGTTTGACAACTTCCAGCGCGCCCTGATGGTGCTGCAGCGCGGCGTGCAGCTGGCCCTGGAGCGGGATCTGAGCGAGCTGGAGCAGCAGGGTTTGATTCAGGGCTTCGAATTCACCCATGAGCTGGCCTGGAACCTTCTCAAGGATTATCTGCAATATCAGGGGATTGAGGCCATCACCGGTTCCCGGGATGCAACCAGGATTGCGTTTCGCAATGGCCTGATCAGTAACGGCGATACCTGGATGGAGATGATCAAGGCTCGTAATCAGTCGTCGCACACCTACAACCTTGAGCAGGCCCAGGTGATTGCTCACGCCGTGATCCACCGCTTCACACCAGCGTTCTGCAGCCTTCGCGATCGCTTCGCTGCTCTGCACGACGAGAGCAGGCCATGA